AGGAGGAAGGGAGAGGGCGGATAGTATATGTTCAGACGTATACTATCCGCTTAAAATTATGCTTAAATTACTAAAAAAACAAATGAAAAATCCTGATAATGAACGCGGATCTACCTTGATTGAATTCTTGATTGTCTTTGCCTTATGGATGGCGATATTCTTCACATTTATATCGATGTTTTTCCTTAATAACTTACAGGGTTCAATGGTTAATGCCGTGAATCTCGGGTTGGAAAGGGCTGCTATTGTTGGAGGAACTACGACAGAGGTCCGAAATCTAATTAAAGATCAACTGAAACACACCGGCGTCGATACTGGTTTATTTTCGATTACAGGGTCGGGCAGTGATACAAGCCGCGTTGCTTATGGACAATATATAACAATTTCC
This genomic stretch from Dehalobacter restrictus DSM 9455 harbors:
- a CDS encoding TadE/TadG family type IV pilus assembly protein; the protein is MKNPDNERGSTLIEFLIVFALWMAIFFTFISMFFLNNLQGSMVNAVNLGLERAAIVGGTTTEVRNLIKDQLKHTGVDTGLFSITGSGSDTSRVAYGQYITISITGPRKFTDWSSGNPVSKSETVTVTKTIMSQYLP